The Pimelobacter simplex genomic sequence CGAGCGCCGGGTGCGACGACGTCCCCGCGAGCAGCTGCCCCAGCAGCGCCACATTGCCCGCCTCCCGCTCGGCCCGGTGGATCGCCCGCGCCGCCGTCACCAGGTCACCGAACCCGCTGATCCCCCGCAGCGTCTCCCGGTGCGCCGCCACCCGCTGCGCGGCACCGTGCGCGCACGCCGCCGCGAGCAGCTCGTCGACCGACCCGAAGTGGTAGAAGACCAGCGCTTGGTTGACCCCCGCCTCCGTCGCGATCGTGCGGGCCGAGGCCTTCGCGATCCCCTGGTCGGTGACCACGCGCAGGGTCGCGTCGAGCAGCTTGTCGCGGGTGGGGGCGCTCATGGGGTGATCCTGCCTGGTCTTGAGCGTTCGCTCAATCCGTGGCAGGGTTTGAGCGAACGCTCAATATCTCTTCGAGGAGGGCCGATGAGGCCGAACACGCCGGGGCCGGGCGGCTATGTGGCCGCGTGGGCGGTCAGCGTGCTGATCGTCGACCTCGCGATGGTGCTCGGCGCGAGCCTGTTCGGCACGTCGCCGGGACCGCTCGAGCTGGTCCTCATGGTGTGGGGGCTGGTGCCGTGGGTCGCGCTCTTCTCGCTCCCGATCGCGGTCCCCGGCGTCCTGATCGTCCATCTGGTGTGCCGGTGCGTCGGTGCGCAGTGGGTGCACGTCGCGGCAGCCGGCCTGGCCGGCCTGGCCCCGATGGGGGTGTGGGTGCTCCTCACGGGAGAGGCGGAGCCGGTGCTGGGGCTGCTGGCGGTGGCGACGGCGCTCGGCCGCCTGGCCGTCGTACCGATGGTGCGGCGGCGGCGCGATGGTGCCCAGCAGCTGCTGGCGGGCCCGTGGAGGGCTGCCGGATGACGAACACGCCGGGGCCGGGTGGCTACGTCCTCGGCGCCGAGCTCACGGGGCCGCCGGCCGGACTTGCCAACGCGGCGGGGCGGTGGGGGTGCGCGACGCGTTGTTCTCGCTCCCGATCGCGATCCCCGGCGTCCTGGTAGTCCACCTCGCCTGCAGGGCCGTCCCCGCGCAGTGGGTGCACGTCGCGGCGGCCGGCCTGGTCGGCCTGGCTCCGACGGCGATGCTGACCGTGGCCGCCGGCGAGCCGCTCGGGCGCCTGGTCGTGGTGCCGCTGGTGTGGCGGCGCCGCGATTCGGCCCGCTCCGTCGCGCGCTGTTAACCTCTCCTGTCCGGTGCCGCACGGCACCGTACTTCCGGACGGGCCGAACCGTCCGGAGAAGCAGAGCCCTCCTGCCACGGAAAGTCCGCGGCCGCCTGAGTCCAGAGGAGGTGGAGACCGCTTTGCGCAACTACGAAGTCGTGGTCATCCTCGACCCGAGCCTCGACGAGCGGACGGTTCAGCCGTCGCTCGACAAGTACCTGAACGTCGTCCGCAATGACGGCGGCACCGTCGACAACGTCGACGTGTGGGGCAAGCGTCGCCTGGCGTACGAGATCAAGAAGAACGCCGAAGGCATCTACGCGATCATCAAGCTGACCGCCGCTCCGGCGACCGTCGACGAGCTCGACCGTCAGCTGACCCTCAACGAGTCCGTGCTGCGGACGAAGGTCCTGCGACCCACCGTCTGAGGTACCCGAAGGATCCGTGCCTGTGGATTGCCGCTTCCCGAAGTTGGTGGTCCAGGACACGATGGGGGCCGTCGTCCGGGGCTGACCCGGGCTAGGCCGTTCGTTCCCACCCTCACCAGGAGATCACCATGGCAGGCGAGACCGTCATCACCGTCGTCGGGAACCTCGTCGACGACCCGGAGCTGCGCTTCACCCCGTCGGGTGCGGCCGTGGCGAACTTCCGGATCGCGTCGACGCCGCGCACCTTCGACCGGCAGACCAACGAGTGGAAGGACGGCGACGCGCTGTTCCTCTCCTGCGCGGTCTGGCGGCAGTACGCCGAGAACGTCGCCGAGTCCCTCACCAAGGGGATGCGCGTGATCGTGACCGGCCGGCTGAAGTCGCGGCAGTACGAGACCCGCGAGGGCGAGAAGCGCACCGCCATGGAGATCGACGTCGAAGAGGTCGGCCCCGCGCTGCGGTACGCCACGGCCAAGGTCAACCGCGCGGCGCGCGGTGGGGCCGGCGGCGGTGGCGGCTACGGCGGCGGCGCTCCCCAGGGTGGTGGCGGTGCTCCCGCGGCCGACCCGTGGGGCGCTCCGGCCGGCGGTGGCGGCGGCAACCAGGGTGGCGGATCCAACTACGGGGGCGGCGCTCCGGCCAACGACCCGTGGGCCGCGCCGGGCGTCTCGTCCAACGACGAGCCCCCGTTCTGAGCAACAACACACCAACCATTCCGGCCATCGTTGACTGACGCGGCCGGGCTCTGAGGAGGAGCACCACAATGGCGAAGGCAGTCGTCCGCAAGCCGAAGAAGAAGGTTTGCCAGTTCTGCAAGGAGAAGGCCACCGGTGTCGACTACAAGGACACCGCCCTTCTGAAGAAGTTCATCTCCGACCGCGGCAAGATCCGCGCCCGTCGGGTGACCGGCAACTGCGTCCAGCACCAGCGTGACATCGCCATCGCGGTGAAGAACGCCCGCGAGGTCGCGCTGCTGCCCTACACCTCCAGCGGCCGCTGATCCGG encodes the following:
- a CDS encoding TetR/AcrR family transcriptional regulator, which gives rise to MSAPTRDKLLDATLRVVTDQGIAKASARTIATEAGVNQALVFYHFGSVDELLAAACAHGAAQRVAAHRETLRGISGFGDLVTAARAIHRAEREAGNVALLGQLLAGTSSHPALAGPTREGLDLWVVEVEAVLRRLTEATVLADVVDVPGLARAISASFVGLGLYDGVDALGTEQAFGALEQLAAVLTVVEDLSPLERAAVRRRLRRTAR
- the rpsF gene encoding 30S ribosomal protein S6, whose protein sequence is MRNYEVVVILDPSLDERTVQPSLDKYLNVVRNDGGTVDNVDVWGKRRLAYEIKKNAEGIYAIIKLTAAPATVDELDRQLTLNESVLRTKVLRPTV
- a CDS encoding single-stranded DNA-binding protein, whose product is MAGETVITVVGNLVDDPELRFTPSGAAVANFRIASTPRTFDRQTNEWKDGDALFLSCAVWRQYAENVAESLTKGMRVIVTGRLKSRQYETREGEKRTAMEIDVEEVGPALRYATAKVNRAARGGAGGGGGYGGGAPQGGGGAPAADPWGAPAGGGGGNQGGGSNYGGGAPANDPWAAPGVSSNDEPPF
- the rpsR gene encoding 30S ribosomal protein S18, encoding MAKAVVRKPKKKVCQFCKEKATGVDYKDTALLKKFISDRGKIRARRVTGNCVQHQRDIAIAVKNAREVALLPYTSSGR